From Lujinxingia litoralis, one genomic window encodes:
- a CDS encoding zinc-ribbon domain-containing protein encodes MNICPNCGKEVDENARHCGHCGHKLQIEQKKTMLGMAAIDPAELRAHLARARDTADAADAASTGAPASSPEMAPTEVMASISAPAESGVESESAEPGFEDEVDAATGPTQAMSALTEPAPAIESPAITTPGGDVAAQATGPMEALQTPESSASPAAADGREAVEEADPLAATEMELPAVDLKRPAEQPATAAAEGDVPPVSTPEPLASASEPLASELGEASEQGLASTLPDNLAQLTADPENKKRLLLFLGAAAALLLGCCILGSALAFFL; translated from the coding sequence ATGAACATCTGCCCGAATTGCGGCAAAGAGGTCGACGAGAACGCGCGTCACTGCGGGCATTGTGGCCATAAGCTGCAGATCGAACAGAAGAAGACCATGCTGGGCATGGCGGCCATCGATCCGGCTGAGCTCCGCGCGCATCTGGCCCGGGCCCGCGACACCGCCGACGCCGCCGACGCCGCCAGCACGGGCGCGCCGGCCTCGTCGCCGGAGATGGCTCCCACCGAGGTGATGGCGTCGATCAGTGCGCCGGCGGAGTCCGGCGTCGAGTCGGAGTCGGCAGAGCCGGGCTTTGAGGATGAGGTGGATGCGGCCACCGGGCCCACGCAGGCGATGTCGGCGCTCACTGAGCCCGCTCCCGCGATCGAGTCGCCGGCTATCACTACCCCGGGGGGCGACGTGGCCGCGCAGGCCACCGGTCCGATGGAAGCCTTACAGACGCCGGAGAGCTCCGCGAGCCCGGCGGCGGCCGATGGCCGGGAGGCCGTCGAGGAGGCCGACCCCTTGGCGGCCACCGAGATGGAGCTGCCCGCGGTCGACCTTAAGCGGCCTGCCGAGCAGCCGGCGACGGCGGCGGCCGAGGGCGATGTGCCGCCGGTGTCGACTCCCGAGCCCCTGGCGAGCGCTTCCGAGCCCCTGGCGAGCGAGCTTGGCGAGGCGTCGGAGCAGGGGCTGGCGAGCACGCTCCCCGATAATCTGGCGCAGCTGACGGCCGATCCCGAAAATAAAAAGCGCCTGCTCCTCTTTCTCGGGGCCGCCGCCGCGCTGCTCCTGGGCTGCTGCATCCTGGGCTCGGCCCTGGCCTTTTTCTTATGA
- a CDS encoding NAD(P)/FAD-dependent oxidoreductase has product MTPHIIVIGAGYAGIMAANRLCLSDDAAGPRVTLINPKDHFIERIRLHSYAASTLKSVSHPLATLLHPQVDLLVDSVESIEPEARRVTLAGGESLSYDVLIYAAGSAEGAAPPEALQISTLAGAEETRRRLKEHTSGPVHIVGGGHTGLELVGEIASEHPQIEIHLHCAGAIAPSVSERARAAILRRLKRLKVIVHTHQPVPMRDHDARRALLGDGLLIWCAGFSTPSLAMTSGLPHDTRRRLQVTPELQVPGFPNIFGAGDAIAIDHPGYAYLRMGCASALPLGAHVADNVQRYLEQRPLEPYRGGYIVQNIALGPKNALVQFVHPDDRPRSIHMGGLAGGIFKESICRMTLRSLSNEARHPGTFSWSQHAELGPQADDEPAA; this is encoded by the coding sequence ATGACCCCACATATCATCGTCATTGGCGCCGGATACGCCGGCATTATGGCCGCCAATCGCCTGTGCCTTTCCGACGACGCGGCAGGCCCCCGCGTCACGCTGATCAACCCGAAAGACCACTTCATCGAGCGCATTCGCCTGCATAGCTACGCGGCATCCACCCTTAAGAGCGTCTCCCATCCCCTCGCCACTCTTTTGCATCCCCAGGTCGACTTGCTGGTCGACTCGGTCGAGAGCATCGAGCCCGAAGCCCGGAGGGTCACGCTGGCCGGCGGGGAGTCTCTGTCCTACGACGTGCTCATCTACGCGGCCGGCTCTGCCGAAGGCGCCGCCCCCCCCGAAGCCCTGCAAATCTCGACGCTGGCCGGCGCCGAAGAGACTCGCCGCCGACTTAAAGAGCACACCTCGGGCCCGGTGCACATCGTCGGTGGCGGGCACACCGGGCTGGAGCTCGTCGGGGAGATCGCCAGCGAGCACCCCCAGATCGAGATCCACCTCCACTGCGCCGGCGCCATCGCCCCGAGCGTCTCGGAGCGGGCGCGCGCGGCGATCCTGCGCCGACTCAAGCGCTTAAAGGTCATCGTCCATACCCATCAGCCCGTGCCGATGCGTGACCACGACGCGCGCCGCGCGCTCCTGGGCGATGGCCTGCTGATCTGGTGTGCCGGCTTCTCCACCCCCTCGCTGGCCATGACCAGTGGCCTGCCCCACGATACCCGGCGGCGCCTGCAGGTCACCCCCGAGCTTCAGGTCCCGGGCTTCCCCAACATCTTCGGCGCCGGCGACGCCATCGCCATCGATCACCCCGGCTACGCCTACCTGCGGATGGGCTGTGCTTCGGCCTTGCCCCTGGGGGCGCATGTGGCCGACAACGTGCAGCGCTACCTTGAGCAGCGCCCCCTGGAGCCCTACCGCGGCGGATACATCGTTCAGAACATCGCGCTCGGCCCCAAAAACGCCCTGGTACAGTTCGTTCACCCGGATGACCGCCCCCGTAGCATCCACATGGGAGGGCTTGCCGGGGGCATCTTTAAGGAATCGATCTGCCGGATGACCCTGCGCTCGCTGAGCAACGAAGCCCGCCATCCCGGCACCTTCTCCTGGTCCCAACATGCGGAGCTTGGCCCGCAAGCCGACGACGAACCCGCGGCCTGA
- the sigJ gene encoding RNA polymerase sigma factor SigJ, giving the protein MSAQPDSAFAEHRALLFKIAYNLTGSVSDAEDVVQECYLRWRAVETPVAHPRSYLAQIATRQALNALRKRNRQREDYPGVWLPEPLPTAAQPEQPAARSPESALLLADQVSTAMLVMLQSLNAEQRAAFVLREVFDFDYPEIARALGKSPEAVRQLVHRARTRVRSGRRHTLVDDDTHRATVEGLFQATMGGDIQTLMDVLAPDVVVLSDGGGHVSTARKPIVGADPVARFLHGLARKHAGSGAGTALEINGRMAMLFYDAQGLPTLFQFEVADARVTQIYILRNPRKLAHLT; this is encoded by the coding sequence ATGTCTGCCCAACCCGATAGCGCCTTTGCCGAGCACCGCGCGCTCCTCTTTAAGATCGCCTACAACCTCACCGGCAGCGTCAGCGATGCCGAAGACGTCGTCCAGGAGTGCTACCTGCGCTGGCGAGCGGTGGAGACCCCGGTGGCGCACCCGCGCTCGTATCTGGCGCAGATCGCCACCCGCCAGGCGTTAAACGCCCTGCGCAAGCGCAACCGTCAGCGCGAAGACTACCCCGGCGTCTGGCTTCCCGAGCCCCTGCCCACCGCCGCGCAGCCCGAGCAGCCGGCGGCGCGCTCCCCGGAGTCGGCGCTCCTGCTGGCCGACCAGGTCTCCACCGCCATGCTGGTGATGCTCCAGAGCCTCAACGCCGAGCAACGGGCGGCCTTCGTGCTGCGGGAAGTCTTTGATTTTGACTACCCGGAGATCGCCCGGGCGCTGGGAAAATCGCCGGAGGCCGTAAGGCAGCTCGTGCACCGCGCCCGCACCCGGGTGCGCTCCGGGCGGCGCCACACCCTGGTCGATGATGACACCCACCGCGCCACCGTCGAGGGTCTCTTCCAGGCCACGATGGGCGGGGATATCCAGACGCTGATGGACGTCCTGGCCCCCGATGTCGTGGTGCTCTCCGACGGGGGAGGACACGTCAGCACCGCCCGAAAACCCATCGTCGGGGCCGACCCCGTCGCCCGCTTCCTCCACGGCCTGGCCCGCAAGCACGCCGGCTCGGGGGCTGGCACCGCCCTGGAGATCAACGGACGTATGGCGATGCTCTTCTACGATGCGCAGGGCCTCCCCACCCTCTTTCAATTTGAGGTCGCCGACGCCCGCGTGACGCAGATCTACATTCTCCGCAACCCCCGAAAGCTGGCACATCTGACCTGA
- a CDS encoding FG-GAP repeat domain-containing protein yields the protein MKDRVINWMVGGALGALALGAAACGEDPVTSVSGQGSPCQIDQDCGPGLVCSAGYCAPDPNETGGDPDGGGDPDGGGDPDGGGDPDGGGNPDGGGDPDGGGDPDGGDGGGDPIDPVDPDVDRRDDRPVNPQCVYGERGDTFVPDQTWAFEVDNTMPYATYDGHGGGAVFAGHAINQVMMTPAVANLTDDNGDGVINEQDIPEVVFTTFLSTEEYGRDDQLVTGVLRAVSGDDGRHLWSTGYREIEAFRGKQPGDYRASVGFQPAGSVAIGDINNDGKAEVVAAIWDYQSVGMMGLAAVSNTGEILWISDDDAPHRALSWWGGPSIADIDGDGEPEIVFGSVVYDNQGRLMWDGREAPGLSATNPLGNNRGLGPLSVVADLDLANDSPSGTRTQEIITGNAVFTYDGRKRWESPLGDGFPAVADFNGSGFPEVVVVSDGSVRIHDGRTGTLVWGPVEVGAGRLGAPTVADFTGDGRLEIGVAGATKYVTLRVDYGLPGANNAPSLSQARHWERTTQDSSSNTTGSSVFDFNGDGRAEVVYNDEIYLRVFDGPTGQVLFEVQNSSYTALENPIIVDVDNDGTANIVVSTNDFECGDRITCTGGFAGLRVFSDANDNWVATRRIWNQHAYFINNVNEDGSIPAEPAPSYRDHNTFRLNSLTTIDPQAAPDLLAEAPEVVADECLLIVSVWVTNSGAVNVGPDMAVSFYAVQGGDRRYLGTGYTTEGLEPGQSERVRMELDLPAGNWDVIAVVDDENGQGARNECNEDNNRILLASGQSC from the coding sequence ATGAAAGATCGAGTCATCAATTGGATGGTTGGCGGTGCCCTGGGAGCTCTTGCGCTGGGCGCCGCGGCCTGTGGTGAGGACCCCGTAACCAGTGTTTCGGGCCAGGGAAGCCCCTGTCAGATCGATCAGGATTGTGGTCCGGGGCTGGTGTGCTCGGCGGGCTACTGCGCGCCGGACCCCAATGAGACCGGTGGCGATCCGGATGGCGGCGGCGACCCCGATGGTGGCGGTGATCCCGATGGTGGCGGCGACCCGGATGGTGGCGGCAACCCCGATGGCGGCGGTGACCCCGATGGTGGTGGTGACCCCGATGGGGGCGACGGTGGTGGCGATCCGATCGACCCGGTGGACCCGGACGTGGACCGCCGCGATGACCGCCCGGTGAACCCGCAGTGCGTGTATGGCGAGCGCGGGGACACTTTTGTGCCGGATCAGACCTGGGCCTTTGAGGTCGATAACACCATGCCCTACGCCACCTACGATGGTCATGGCGGCGGGGCGGTGTTTGCCGGTCACGCGATCAATCAGGTCATGATGACGCCGGCGGTGGCCAACCTCACCGACGATAACGGCGATGGCGTCATCAACGAGCAGGATATCCCGGAGGTGGTGTTCACGACCTTTTTGAGCACCGAGGAGTACGGGCGAGATGACCAGCTGGTCACCGGCGTGCTGCGCGCGGTCTCGGGCGACGACGGTCGGCACCTCTGGAGCACGGGGTATCGCGAGATCGAGGCCTTCCGTGGCAAGCAGCCGGGCGACTACCGGGCCAGCGTCGGTTTTCAGCCGGCGGGCAGCGTGGCCATCGGCGACATCAACAACGATGGCAAGGCCGAAGTCGTCGCCGCGATCTGGGATTACCAGTCGGTGGGGATGATGGGGCTGGCGGCGGTCTCCAACACCGGGGAGATTCTGTGGATCTCCGACGATGATGCTCCGCACCGCGCGCTTTCCTGGTGGGGAGGGCCTTCCATCGCCGATATCGATGGCGATGGGGAGCCCGAGATCGTGTTCGGCTCGGTGGTCTACGACAACCAGGGCCGCCTGATGTGGGACGGGCGCGAAGCGCCCGGGCTCAGCGCCACCAATCCCCTGGGCAATAACCGCGGTCTCGGCCCCTTGAGTGTCGTGGCCGATCTCGACCTGGCCAATGACTCTCCGAGTGGCACCCGTACCCAGGAGATCATCACCGGCAATGCGGTGTTCACCTACGATGGTCGCAAGCGCTGGGAGAGCCCCCTGGGCGACGGATTCCCGGCGGTGGCCGACTTCAACGGCAGCGGCTTCCCCGAGGTGGTCGTGGTCAGCGATGGTAGCGTGCGCATCCACGATGGCCGCACCGGTACCCTGGTCTGGGGTCCGGTCGAGGTGGGCGCCGGCCGCCTGGGCGCACCGACCGTGGCTGATTTCACCGGTGATGGCCGCCTGGAGATCGGGGTGGCCGGGGCGACCAAGTACGTCACCCTGCGCGTGGATTACGGCCTTCCCGGCGCCAACAACGCCCCCTCGTTGAGCCAGGCTCGCCACTGGGAGCGCACCACGCAGGACTCCTCGAGTAACACCACCGGCTCCAGCGTGTTTGATTTTAACGGCGATGGTCGCGCGGAGGTGGTCTACAACGACGAGATCTACCTGCGCGTTTTTGACGGTCCCACCGGTCAGGTGCTCTTCGAGGTGCAGAACTCCTCGTACACTGCGCTGGAGAACCCGATCATTGTCGATGTCGACAATGACGGCACCGCCAACATTGTCGTGTCCACCAACGACTTCGAGTGTGGCGATCGGATCACCTGCACCGGGGGCTTCGCCGGGCTGCGGGTCTTCTCCGACGCCAACGACAACTGGGTGGCCACCCGTCGCATCTGGAACCAGCACGCCTACTTCATCAACAACGTGAACGAAGATGGCTCCATCCCCGCCGAGCCGGCGCCCTCGTACCGCGATCACAACACCTTCCGGCTCAACAGCCTGACGACCATCGATCCGCAGGCCGCCCCCGACCTGCTGGCCGAGGCGCCCGAGGTCGTCGCCGATGAGTGCCTGCTGATCGTGAGCGTATGGGTCACCAACTCCGGTGCGGTCAACGTCGGTCCCGACATGGCGGTGAGCTTCTACGCGGTGCAGGGCGGCGATCGGCGCTACCTGGGCACCGGCTACACCACCGAGGGGCTGGAGCCGGGGCAGTCGGAGCGCGTGCGGATGGAGCTGGATCTGCCCGCAGGCAACTGGGATGTGATCGCGGTGGTCGACGATGAGAACGGCCAGGGCGCTCGTAACGAGTGCAACGAAGACAACAACCGCATCCTGCTCGCAAGCGGTCAATCCTGCTGA
- the acnA gene encoding aconitate hydratase AcnA, with product MTNSDRFGAKTTFETSAGSYTAYRLDALKDKGIGHVDKLPYSIKILLESCLRNFDDHVVTEEHVKALAGYDAKNVGEQEIPFNPGRVVLQDFTGVPAVVDLAALRSAMKRMGGDVSQVNPLARVDLVIDHSVQVDAFGSAKAIAINAEREFARNQERYEFLKWGQQAFDNFSVVPPETGIVHQVNLEYLAEGVLTQEKDGEQVAFPDSLVGTDSHTTMINGLGVMGWGVGGIEAEACMLGQPIYMLIPKVVGFKLTGKLAEGATATDLVLTVTEILRKHGVVGKFVEFYGPGLDDLSLSDRATIANMAPEYGATMGFFPVDEKTLEYMELTGRDAETIERVKAYTQLNGLWRNDDAGVVYSEEASLDLGDVQPSLAGPKRPQDRILLSDMKGEFNLALEKTFGTTPGATPAVETTFQGETFDLEEGAVVIAAITSCTNTSNPKVMMAAGLLAKKANELGIKAKPWVKTSLAPGSRVVTDYYEKAGLTEHLEAVGFYTVGYGCTTCIGNSGPLPDPIRESIVKGDLVAASVLSGNRNFEGRISPHTQANYLASPPLVVAYALAGNVNVDLYNDPIAQDRDGKDVFLKDIWPSNQEVDEAIAQAVTKEQFTAQYSNVFEGPEAWKSLEAPTGKVYSWSEESTYIQEPPFFVDMPEDAPAITSIKGARVLAKLGQSITTDHISPAGAIAVDSPAGRYLSARGIERGMFNSFGSRRGNDQIMTRGTFGNIRIRNQVAPGTEGGYTTYFGPNEMPEGPFEGLNYESDVDPKQGEVCFIYDAAVKYQKHGIPLVVLAGNDYGMGSSRDWAAKGTFLLGVRAVIAESYERIHRSNLIGMGVLPLQFEEGQSHESLGLTGEEVFDIELSDDLKPLSTVTVTATHPESGATTSFNAMVRIDTPVEVDYYRNGGILHMVLRRLFKGQ from the coding sequence ATGACGAACTCGGACCGTTTCGGCGCCAAAACCACCTTTGAAACCAGCGCGGGAAGCTACACCGCCTACCGCCTGGACGCCCTGAAAGACAAAGGGATCGGCCACGTCGACAAGCTGCCCTACTCGATCAAGATCTTGCTCGAGAGCTGCCTTCGTAACTTCGACGACCATGTGGTCACCGAGGAGCACGTCAAGGCGCTGGCCGGCTACGACGCCAAGAACGTCGGCGAGCAGGAGATCCCCTTTAACCCCGGCCGCGTGGTGCTTCAGGACTTCACGGGGGTGCCGGCGGTGGTCGACCTGGCGGCGCTGCGCAGCGCGATGAAGCGCATGGGCGGCGATGTGAGTCAGGTCAACCCGCTGGCGCGCGTGGATCTGGTCATCGACCACTCGGTGCAGGTCGACGCCTTCGGCAGCGCGAAAGCCATCGCGATCAATGCCGAGCGGGAGTTCGCCCGCAACCAGGAGCGCTACGAGTTCTTGAAGTGGGGTCAGCAGGCCTTTGATAACTTCTCGGTCGTGCCGCCGGAGACCGGTATCGTGCACCAGGTGAACCTGGAGTACCTGGCCGAAGGCGTGCTCACCCAGGAGAAGGATGGCGAGCAGGTCGCGTTCCCGGACTCGTTGGTGGGCACCGACTCGCACACCACGATGATCAACGGCCTGGGTGTGATGGGCTGGGGCGTGGGCGGCATCGAGGCCGAGGCCTGCATGCTGGGTCAGCCGATCTACATGCTCATCCCCAAAGTCGTGGGCTTTAAGCTCACGGGCAAGCTGGCCGAAGGGGCCACCGCCACCGACCTGGTGCTCACGGTCACCGAGATCCTGCGCAAGCACGGCGTCGTCGGGAAGTTCGTGGAGTTCTACGGCCCGGGCCTCGACGATTTGAGCCTCTCGGATCGTGCCACGATCGCCAACATGGCGCCGGAGTACGGGGCGACCATGGGCTTCTTCCCGGTCGACGAGAAGACGCTGGAGTACATGGAGCTGACCGGCCGCGACGCCGAGACGATCGAGCGCGTCAAGGCTTACACCCAGCTCAACGGGCTGTGGCGTAACGACGACGCCGGCGTGGTGTACTCCGAAGAAGCCAGCCTGGATCTGGGCGATGTGCAGCCCTCGCTGGCCGGGCCGAAGCGTCCCCAGGATCGCATCCTGCTGAGCGACATGAAGGGCGAGTTCAACCTGGCGCTGGAGAAGACCTTCGGGACGACTCCGGGCGCGACGCCGGCGGTGGAGACGACCTTCCAGGGTGAGACCTTCGATCTGGAAGAGGGCGCGGTGGTGATCGCGGCGATCACCAGCTGCACCAACACCTCCAACCCCAAGGTCATGATGGCGGCCGGCCTGCTGGCCAAGAAGGCCAACGAGCTGGGCATCAAGGCCAAGCCCTGGGTGAAGACCTCGCTGGCTCCGGGCTCGCGCGTGGTCACCGACTACTACGAGAAAGCCGGCCTGACCGAGCACCTCGAAGCCGTGGGCTTCTACACGGTGGGTTACGGTTGCACGACCTGCATCGGGAACTCCGGTCCGCTGCCCGACCCGATTCGCGAGTCGATCGTCAAGGGCGACCTGGTGGCCGCCTCGGTGCTCAGCGGTAACCGCAACTTCGAAGGCCGCATCAGCCCCCATACCCAGGCCAACTACCTGGCCTCGCCGCCGCTGGTGGTGGCGTACGCGCTGGCCGGCAACGTCAACGTCGACCTGTACAACGATCCGATCGCTCAGGATCGCGACGGCAAGGACGTGTTCCTCAAGGACATCTGGCCCTCGAACCAGGAAGTCGACGAGGCGATCGCTCAGGCGGTGACCAAGGAGCAGTTCACCGCTCAGTACTCCAACGTCTTCGAAGGCCCCGAGGCCTGGAAGTCGCTGGAAGCGCCCACCGGCAAGGTCTACTCCTGGTCGGAAGAGTCGACTTACATTCAGGAGCCGCCCTTCTTTGTGGACATGCCCGAAGATGCCCCGGCGATCACCTCGATCAAGGGCGCGCGGGTGCTGGCCAAGCTGGGACAGTCGATCACCACCGACCACATCAGCCCGGCCGGCGCCATCGCCGTCGATAGCCCGGCGGGCCGTTACTTGAGCGCGCGCGGCATTGAGCGCGGGATGTTCAACAGCTTTGGGTCGCGTCGTGGTAACGACCAGATCATGACCCGCGGCACCTTTGGTAACATTCGCATCCGCAACCAGGTCGCGCCGGGCACCGAGGGTGGCTACACCACCTACTTCGGCCCCAACGAGATGCCGGAAGGTCCCTTTGAGGGGCTGAACTACGAGAGCGACGTCGATCCGAAGCAGGGCGAAGTCTGCTTCATCTACGACGCGGCGGTGAAGTACCAGAAGCACGGCATTCCGCTTGTGGTGCTGGCCGGCAATGACTACGGCATGGGTTCGAGCCGTGACTGGGCGGCCAAGGGAACCTTCCTGCTGGGCGTGCGCGCGGTCATCGCCGAGAGCTACGAGCGCATCCACCGCTCCAACCTCATCGGCATGGGCGTGCTGCCGCTGCAGTTCGAAGAAGGCCAGAGCCATGAGTCGCTGGGACTGACCGGCGAGGAAGTCTTCGACATCGAGCTCAGCGACGATCTCAAGCCGCTGTCCACGGTGACGGTCACGGCGACGCATCCGGAGAGCGGGGCGACCACCAGCTTCAACGCGATGGTGCGCATCGATACCCCGGTGGAGGTCGATTACTACCGCAACGGTGGCATCCTCCACATGGTGCTGCGCCGTCTCTTCAAGGGGCAGTGA
- a CDS encoding LysR family transcriptional regulator → MELSHLRTFLVLADEKHMTRAAGRLHLTQPAVSAQLARLEESVGQKLFDRTSAGLVLTQAGQTLLPYAQESLSRLEDARSALDQLSGLQRGALSIGGGATATTFLLPPLLARFHEANPAIRFFVREQPSQSVVEDVLSGALDLGVVTLPIKQPGSNNTAPGRLHLEQWIDDELRLLIPPRFELSRQRTFAWEDLAGVPLVLFEAGSAVRNLIDARIFEAGIDPDIVMELRSIESLKQMVAQGIGAAFVSQHALSGTERGLRARAHPLKRTLAMCYRSDRTLPAAARAFLATMRSTRVGQPGPG, encoded by the coding sequence ATGGAACTCAGTCATCTACGCACCTTTCTGGTGCTGGCCGACGAAAAACACATGACCCGGGCCGCCGGCCGATTGCACCTGACCCAGCCGGCGGTCAGCGCCCAGCTGGCCCGTCTGGAGGAGTCGGTGGGTCAGAAGCTCTTCGACCGCACCTCGGCCGGCCTGGTCCTTACCCAGGCCGGGCAGACGCTTTTGCCCTACGCCCAGGAATCGCTCTCGCGCCTCGAAGACGCTCGCAGCGCCCTCGACCAGCTCTCGGGACTGCAGCGCGGCGCCCTCTCGATCGGCGGGGGGGCCACCGCCACCACCTTCTTGCTGCCGCCCCTGCTGGCGCGCTTTCACGAGGCCAACCCGGCGATTCGTTTCTTTGTGCGCGAGCAGCCCTCCCAGTCGGTGGTCGAAGACGTGCTCAGCGGCGCGCTGGATCTGGGCGTGGTGACGCTGCCGATCAAGCAGCCCGGCTCCAACAACACCGCCCCGGGACGCCTGCACCTGGAGCAGTGGATCGACGATGAGCTACGCCTGCTCATCCCCCCGCGCTTTGAGCTCAGCCGCCAGCGCACCTTCGCCTGGGAAGATTTGGCCGGGGTGCCTCTGGTGCTCTTTGAGGCGGGCTCGGCGGTGCGAAACCTCATTGACGCCCGCATCTTCGAGGCCGGCATCGATCCGGATATCGTCATGGAGCTGCGCTCCATCGAATCGCTCAAACAGATGGTCGCCCAGGGGATCGGCGCGGCCTTTGTGAGCCAACACGCGCTCAGTGGCACCGAACGGGGGCTGCGCGCGCGCGCCCATCCCCTCAAGCGCACGCTGGCCATGTGCTACCGCAGCGACCGCACTCTGCCGGCGGCCGCCCGGGCCTTTTTGGCCACCATGCGCAGCACCCGGGTCGGACAGCCGGGGCCGGGCTAA
- a CDS encoding OmpA family protein, with translation MTMWVTWAERCAMSAVGVVVITTLAASASAQERSGFDAQTFAPVVSPGAVFSVDSAASAGHLQPYGAWMLGWANDPLVLEYEDGSREPVIDQQITGHLLGGLGFGDRYQVELGLPVIFSTRGSYEGASLAGAGVGDLTLRGKAQILRLAGGRFGLGAGFGLSLPTGDALAYRGAGAVSAHPEVLADYRIDSPAGPLVLSANLGARLQGVKEVHDLRIGPGLTYGVGAELEAVADVLFVGAELFGASVLVDPAITTSPLEALVGVRWALTEHLSVTLAGGGGLVSGVGSAAQRGLVGLSWRPDGAPERAAARPPACAVQTPPDYQGPRDEQGCALVAPQGCESLAADWTGAVDAQGCPLLDQDGDGILDAEDACPTEAADFDGLGAGDGCPEDDVDEDGVLDLDDRCPEVPGLRTHQGCPPPVQKAVREDNAIRILDKVFFQTDKAVIVEASFELLDQVALILRTNPDILLLEVAGHTDRRGDAEYNEMLSEERAKAVREYLVSQGVDASRIVARGYGSGQLLDESDTDEAHAANRRVEFRILEQGDEGGPSRAP, from the coding sequence ATGACGATGTGGGTAACGTGGGCCGAGCGCTGCGCGATGAGCGCGGTGGGTGTGGTGGTGATAACAACGCTGGCCGCTTCGGCGTCGGCGCAGGAGAGAAGCGGGTTTGATGCTCAGACCTTTGCCCCGGTGGTGAGCCCCGGGGCGGTGTTTTCGGTCGATAGCGCCGCGAGCGCCGGGCATCTTCAGCCCTATGGCGCGTGGATGCTGGGGTGGGCCAACGATCCGCTGGTGCTGGAGTATGAAGATGGCTCCCGCGAGCCGGTGATCGATCAGCAGATCACCGGACATCTTCTGGGAGGCCTGGGCTTCGGCGATCGCTATCAGGTGGAGTTGGGGCTGCCGGTCATCTTCAGCACCCGGGGCAGCTATGAAGGCGCCTCGCTGGCGGGTGCCGGCGTGGGGGACCTGACGCTGCGGGGCAAGGCGCAGATTCTGAGGCTGGCGGGGGGGAGGTTCGGGCTCGGCGCAGGGTTTGGGCTGAGTCTGCCCACCGGAGATGCGCTGGCCTATCGAGGCGCCGGGGCCGTGAGCGCCCATCCCGAGGTGTTGGCGGACTATCGGATCGACTCGCCGGCCGGTCCGCTGGTGCTTTCGGCCAACCTGGGAGCTCGCCTGCAAGGGGTGAAAGAGGTGCATGATCTGCGCATCGGACCCGGGCTCACCTACGGGGTGGGGGCGGAGCTGGAAGCGGTGGCCGATGTGCTCTTTGTGGGGGCTGAGCTTTTTGGCGCGTCGGTGCTGGTGGACCCCGCGATCACCACGTCGCCGCTGGAGGCCCTGGTCGGGGTGCGCTGGGCACTCACCGAGCACCTCTCGGTGACCCTGGCCGGCGGTGGTGGTCTGGTGAGCGGCGTGGGAAGCGCGGCGCAGCGCGGCCTGGTAGGGTTGAGCTGGCGTCCGGACGGGGCGCCGGAGCGCGCGGCGGCCCGGCCGCCAGCGTGCGCGGTACAGACGCCTCCCGATTATCAGGGGCCCCGCGACGAGCAGGGCTGCGCCCTCGTGGCGCCGCAGGGCTGCGAGAGTCTGGCCGCGGACTGGACCGGGGCGGTCGATGCGCAGGGCTGCCCGCTGCTCGATCAGGATGGCGACGGCATCCTGGATGCTGAGGATGCCTGCCCCACCGAAGCGGCTGATTTCGACGGACTGGGCGCCGGCGATGGCTGCCCCGAGGACGATGTGGATGAGGATGGGGTGCTCGACCTGGACGATCGCTGTCCCGAGGTGCCCGGGCTGCGCACCCATCAGGGCTGCCCGCCGCCGGTGCAAAAGGCGGTGCGTGAAGACAACGCGATTCGCATTCTCGACAAGGTGTTTTTCCAGACGGATAAGGCCGTGATCGTGGAGGCCTCGTTTGAGCTGCTGGATCAGGTGGCGCTGATTCTGCGGACCAACCCCGATATTTTGCTTCTGGAGGTGGCCGGGCATACCGACCGCCGCGGGGATGCCGAGTACAACGAGATGCTCTCCGAGGAGCGGGCCAAGGCGGTGCGCGAGTACCTGGTCTCGCAGGGGGTGGACGCCTCCCGGATCGTGGCCCGGGGCTACGGATCCGGGCAGCTCTTGGATGAGAGCGACACCGACGAGGCTCACGCCGCCAACCGGCGAGTGGAGTTTAGGATTCTGGAGCAGGGCGACGAAGGGGGGCCGTCGCGGGCGCCTTAA